One segment of Synechococcus sp. MU1617 DNA contains the following:
- a CDS encoding alanine--glyoxylate aminotransferase family protein, producing the protein MQDKLTLMIPGPTPVPETVLKAMGRHPIGHRSGEFQAIVRRTTEQLKWLHQTTSDVLVITGSGTAAMEAGIINTLSRGDKVLCGDNGKFGERWVKVARAYGLDVEVIKAEWGQPLDPEAFRSALEADSAKAIKAVILTHSETSTGVINDLESIARHVKAHGTALTLADCVTSLGATNVPMDEWGLDVVASGAQKGYMLPPGLSFVAMSARAWEAYESSDLPKFYLDLGPYRKTAAKDSNPFTPAVNLYFGLEAALEMMQKEGLEAIFARHARHRAAAQAGMKAMGLRLFAAEGCGSPAITAVAPEGIDAEQLRKAVKEKFDILLAGGQDHLKGQVFRIGHLGYVCDRDVLTAVAAIESTLQSLGLHKGSMGTGVAAASAALG; encoded by the coding sequence ATGCAGGACAAGCTCACCCTGATGATTCCGGGCCCCACCCCGGTGCCGGAAACGGTGCTGAAGGCCATGGGTCGTCACCCCATCGGCCACCGCAGCGGGGAGTTCCAGGCCATCGTGCGGCGCACCACCGAACAACTGAAGTGGTTGCACCAGACGACGAGCGACGTGCTGGTGATCACCGGCAGCGGAACCGCTGCCATGGAAGCGGGAATCATCAACACCCTCAGCCGCGGCGACAAGGTGCTTTGCGGTGACAACGGCAAGTTCGGCGAACGCTGGGTCAAGGTGGCCCGCGCCTACGGACTGGATGTTGAGGTGATCAAGGCGGAGTGGGGCCAGCCCCTCGATCCGGAGGCCTTCCGCTCGGCATTGGAAGCCGACAGCGCCAAAGCGATCAAGGCCGTGATCCTCACCCACTCGGAAACCTCGACAGGGGTGATCAATGACCTGGAGAGCATTGCCCGTCACGTGAAGGCCCACGGCACCGCGCTGACCCTGGCGGACTGCGTCACCAGCCTTGGTGCCACCAACGTGCCGATGGACGAGTGGGGACTGGATGTGGTGGCTTCAGGCGCACAGAAGGGCTACATGCTTCCTCCAGGCCTGAGTTTTGTGGCCATGAGCGCACGGGCCTGGGAGGCCTACGAGAGCTCAGATCTACCCAAGTTCTATCTGGATCTGGGCCCCTACCGGAAAACAGCTGCGAAGGACAGCAACCCCTTCACCCCGGCAGTGAACCTCTACTTCGGCCTGGAAGCTGCTCTGGAGATGATGCAGAAGGAAGGCCTGGAGGCGATTTTTGCCCGCCACGCCCGCCATCGCGCCGCCGCCCAGGCGGGCATGAAGGCAATGGGCCTGCGCCTGTTTGCTGCCGAGGGTTGTGGCAGCCCGGCGATCACCGCCGTGGCTCCCGAAGGCATCGATGCAGAACAGTTGCGCAAAGCCGTCAAAGAGAAATTCGACATTCTTCTGGCTGGAGGACAAGACCACCTGAAAGGTCAGGTGTTCCGCATCGGCCATCTCGGCTATGTCTGCGACCGGGATGTTCTGACCGCCGTCGCTGCGATTGAATCCACCCTTCAGTCCCTTGGCCTGCACAAAGGCAGCATGGGAACAGGGGTCGCTGCAGCCTCCGCTGCTCT
- the cbiD gene encoding cobalt-precorrin-5B (C(1))-methyltransferase CbiD, which translates to MSGSIAPSSSGLTLPVWVAAAAKAALEVLLGEPFNAEQQLDHGSDQPSLQVPVCSAAPLADGQALGISRCDPGQGLDLTRDLEVWVRVAWIPASQPVLELQAGEGVGRFGPEGDVCLSGFARELLERNLLPLLPLGRGLLVQPILPRGRTLAERTSNAAFGVVDGLALIGTQAEVQRSAAPDQLQQVLADLRALAADPAFQGRLVLVIGENGLALARQQGLGPVLKVGNWVGPVLVAAAEAGVRDLLLLGYHGKLIKLAGGIFHTHHHLADGRLEVLVALGLDAGLSAAQMLQLRGAASVEEAFQELDADQARAIGQHLAAMVEQRSQSYVARYGAWSMWIGAALFDRSRTLRWWGPEGEKRFFTLRD; encoded by the coding sequence TTGTCCGGTTCCATCGCCCCCTCCAGCTCTGGATTGACCCTGCCGGTGTGGGTGGCGGCGGCGGCCAAGGCGGCCCTGGAGGTGTTGCTTGGCGAGCCGTTCAACGCTGAGCAGCAGTTAGATCACGGGTCGGACCAACCGTCGTTGCAGGTGCCGGTTTGTTCGGCAGCACCCTTGGCGGATGGTCAGGCCCTGGGGATCAGCCGTTGTGATCCAGGGCAAGGCCTTGATCTGACGCGGGATCTTGAGGTCTGGGTTCGGGTGGCCTGGATCCCTGCATCACAGCCGGTGCTCGAGCTGCAGGCTGGAGAAGGGGTGGGCCGTTTTGGGCCTGAGGGCGACGTTTGCCTTTCCGGTTTTGCCCGTGAGCTGTTGGAGCGGAATCTGCTGCCTCTCTTGCCGCTCGGTCGGGGCTTGCTGGTGCAGCCGATTCTTCCGCGGGGCCGCACCCTGGCCGAACGCACCAGCAACGCTGCCTTCGGCGTTGTGGATGGTTTGGCCTTGATCGGCACCCAGGCCGAGGTGCAGCGCAGCGCTGCACCGGATCAATTGCAACAGGTGTTGGCAGACCTGAGGGCGCTCGCTGCGGATCCGGCGTTTCAGGGACGCCTCGTACTGGTGATTGGCGAGAACGGCTTGGCTCTGGCCCGCCAGCAGGGTCTCGGCCCCGTGCTGAAGGTGGGGAACTGGGTGGGGCCGGTGTTAGTGGCCGCGGCGGAGGCTGGTGTTCGTGATCTGCTGTTGCTGGGCTACCACGGCAAATTGATCAAGCTGGCCGGCGGCATTTTTCACACCCATCACCATTTGGCTGATGGCCGTCTGGAGGTGTTGGTGGCCCTGGGACTGGATGCCGGCTTGTCGGCGGCTCAGATGCTGCAACTGCGCGGCGCCGCCTCCGTTGAGGAGGCCTTTCAGGAACTGGATGCCGATCAAGCCAGGGCCATCGGTCAGCATCTGGCCGCGATGGTGGAGCAGCGCAGCCAGTCCTATGTGGCCCGCTACGGCGCGTGGTCGATGTGGATTGGTGCTGCCCTGTTCGACCGCAGCCGCACCCTGCGTTGGTGGGGACCGGAAGGGGAGAAGCGCTTCTTTACATTGAGGGATTGA
- the guaA gene encoding glutamine-hydrolyzing GMP synthase, which translates to MSQPSSDTQRQPAIVILDFGSQYSELIARRVRETEVFSVVLGYSTSAEELRRMAPKGIILSGGPSSVYAEHAPLCDPGIWDLGIPVLGVCYGMQLMVQQLGGVVEAATGKAEYGKAPLEVDDPTDLLTNVDNGSTMWMSHGDSVKALPEGFVRLAHTANTPEAAVAHLQRKLYGVQFHPEVVHSTCGMALIRNFVYHVCGCDPDWTTAAFIDEAVGLVREQVGDKRVLLALSGGVDSSTLAFLLKKAIGDQLTCMFIDQGFMRKGEPEFLMDFFDRKFNIHVEYINARQRFIGKLNGITDPEEKRKIIGTEFIRVFEEESKRLGPFDYLAQGTLYPDVIESAGTNVDPKTGERVAVKIKSHHNVGGLPKDLQFKLVEPLRKLFKDEVRKVGRSLGLPEEIVRRHPFPGPGLAIRILGEVTDEKLDCLRDADLIVRQEIKEAGLYHDIWQAFAVLLPVRSVGVMGDKRTYAWPIVLRCVSSEDGMTADWSRLPYDLMETISNRIVNEVKGVNRVVLDITSKPPGTIEWE; encoded by the coding sequence ATGTCCCAGCCCTCGTCCGACACTCAGCGTCAGCCGGCCATCGTCATTCTTGATTTCGGCTCCCAGTATTCGGAGCTGATTGCTCGGCGCGTGCGCGAGACCGAGGTGTTTTCGGTGGTGCTCGGCTACAGCACTTCGGCGGAGGAGCTGCGACGCATGGCTCCGAAGGGAATCATCCTCAGCGGTGGCCCCAGTTCCGTGTATGCCGAACATGCGCCCTTGTGCGATCCCGGCATCTGGGATCTGGGCATTCCCGTGCTGGGGGTTTGCTACGGGATGCAGCTGATGGTGCAACAGCTCGGTGGAGTTGTTGAGGCCGCCACGGGTAAGGCCGAATACGGCAAGGCGCCTCTCGAAGTGGATGACCCGACGGATCTGCTCACCAATGTCGACAACGGTTCGACGATGTGGATGAGCCATGGCGACTCGGTGAAAGCGCTGCCGGAGGGGTTTGTGCGTTTGGCCCACACCGCCAACACACCGGAGGCGGCGGTGGCGCACCTTCAGCGCAAGCTCTACGGCGTGCAATTCCACCCCGAGGTGGTGCATTCCACCTGCGGCATGGCTTTGATCCGCAATTTCGTTTATCACGTTTGCGGCTGTGATCCCGATTGGACCACCGCGGCGTTCATCGATGAGGCCGTAGGCCTGGTTCGGGAGCAGGTGGGCGACAAACGTGTCCTGTTGGCTCTATCCGGAGGAGTTGACTCCTCCACCCTCGCCTTCCTGCTCAAGAAGGCGATCGGTGATCAGCTCACCTGCATGTTCATCGACCAGGGCTTCATGCGGAAGGGTGAGCCCGAGTTCCTCATGGACTTCTTCGATCGGAAGTTCAACATCCATGTGGAGTACATCAATGCTCGCCAGAGGTTCATCGGCAAGCTGAACGGCATCACCGATCCGGAAGAGAAGCGCAAGATCATCGGCACCGAGTTCATCCGGGTCTTCGAAGAGGAGAGCAAGCGGCTCGGACCTTTCGATTACCTGGCCCAGGGCACGCTTTACCCCGATGTGATCGAAAGCGCTGGCACCAACGTTGACCCTAAGACGGGCGAACGGGTTGCTGTGAAGATCAAGAGCCACCACAACGTGGGTGGTCTTCCCAAGGATCTTCAGTTCAAGCTTGTGGAGCCCCTGCGCAAGCTGTTTAAGGATGAAGTGCGCAAGGTGGGTCGCAGCCTCGGCCTGCCCGAGGAGATCGTGCGCCGCCATCCTTTCCCGGGTCCTGGTCTGGCCATCCGCATCTTGGGTGAAGTCACCGACGAGAAGCTGGATTGCCTGCGTGATGCTGACTTGATTGTTCGCCAGGAAATCAAGGAAGCAGGGCTGTATCACGACATCTGGCAGGCTTTTGCTGTGCTGCTGCCGGTGCGTTCCGTCGGTGTGATGGGGGACAAACGCACCTATGCCTGGCCGATCGTGCTGCGATGCGTGTCTAGTGAGGACGGCATGACCGCCGATTGGTCTCGCCTTCCCTACGACCTGATGGAGACCATCTCCAATCGGATCGTGAATGAGGTGAAG